In Lepidochelys kempii isolate rLepKem1 chromosome 8, rLepKem1.hap2, whole genome shotgun sequence, a single genomic region encodes these proteins:
- the RPS8 gene encoding small ribosomal subunit protein eS8 — translation MGISRDNWHKRRKTGGKRKPYHKKRKYELGRPPANTKIGPRRIHTVRVRGGNKKYRALRLDVGNFSWGSECCTRKTRIIDVVYNASNNELVRTKTLVKNCIVLIDSTPYRQWYEAHYALPLGRKKGAKLTPEEEEILNKKRSKKIQKKYDERKKNAKISSILEEQFQQGKLLACIASRPGQCGRADGYILEGKELEFYLRKIKARKGK, via the exons GTATCTCTAGGGACAACTGGCACAAGCGTCGCAAGACTGGGGGCAAAAGGAAGCCCTACCACAAGAAGAGGAAGTATGAGTTGGGGCGACCGCCCGCCAACACCAAG aTTGGCCCGCGCCGGATTCACACAGTGAGGGTTCGTGGTGGTAACAAGAAATATCGTGCTCTGCGCTTGGACGTTGGTAACTTCTCTTGGGGCTCTGAAT GCTGCACCCGCAAGACCAGAATCATTGATGTGGTCTACAATGCTTCCAACAATGAGCTGGTGCGGACAAAGACCCTGGTGAAGAACTGCATTGTTCTCATTGACAGCACCCCATACCGACAGTGGTATGAAGCCCACTATGCCTTGCCCCTCGGACGCAAGAAGGGTGCTAAACTG ACTCCTGAAGAGGAGGAAATCTTAAACAAGAAGCGTTCAAAGAAGATCCAGAAGAAATATGACGAGCGGAAGAAAAACGCCAAGATCAGCAGCATCCTGGAGGAGCAGTTCCAGCAGGGAAAGCTGCTTG CTTGCATCGCCTCCAGACCTGGACAGTGTGGCCGAGCAGACGGCTATATTCTGGAAGGCAAGGAACTAGAATTCTACCTGAGGAAGATCAAGGCCAGGAAAGGCAAATGA